In Phaeobacter gallaeciensis DSM 26640, a genomic segment contains:
- a CDS encoding MBL fold metallo-hydrolase, with protein MTSPRPDGPWSEPPAQGEAIEVVEGVLWMRLPLPMKLDHVNVYALDDGDGWTIVDTGMSSNKTRRIWEQLMAGPLGGKPVRRVVVTHHHPDHIGNAGWFQSEHGAELVTTRTAWLFARMLTLDVQKSWPEETLAFYRSAGMDPAIYDARVAERPFNFADTVYPMPLGFTRIKQGDVFRMGGRDWDVHMGNGHAPEHATFWSRDDNLVITGDQILSSISPNIGVYATEPMADPVAEWLEACERLAPLTRPDQLALGGHKLPFLGLPHRMAQLIDNHHGALARLLDHLDEPRTAAECFAPLFKRKIGGGEYGLALVEAVAHVNHLYHLGQVDRSRRADGAWLYQRKG; from the coding sequence ATGACCAGCCCACGCCCCGATGGCCCATGGAGTGAACCTCCCGCGCAGGGCGAAGCGATTGAAGTGGTTGAGGGCGTCCTCTGGATGCGCCTGCCACTGCCGATGAAACTGGATCACGTGAACGTCTATGCGCTGGACGACGGCGATGGCTGGACCATCGTTGACACGGGTATGTCGTCGAACAAGACCCGTCGGATCTGGGAACAGCTGATGGCGGGGCCGTTGGGTGGCAAACCGGTTCGCCGGGTGGTCGTGACGCATCATCATCCGGATCACATCGGCAATGCGGGGTGGTTCCAGTCGGAGCATGGCGCGGAATTGGTCACGACACGGACGGCCTGGCTGTTTGCACGGATGCTGACGCTGGATGTGCAGAAAAGCTGGCCGGAGGAGACGCTGGCGTTTTATCGCAGCGCCGGGATGGATCCGGCGATCTACGACGCACGGGTGGCGGAGCGGCCATTCAATTTTGCTGATACGGTCTATCCCATGCCGCTTGGATTTACTCGTATCAAACAGGGCGATGTGTTCCGCATGGGCGGGCGCGACTGGGATGTGCATATGGGCAATGGCCACGCGCCAGAGCATGCAACCTTCTGGAGCCGTGATGACAATCTGGTGATCACAGGGGATCAGATCCTCTCGTCGATTAGCCCCAATATCGGTGTCTACGCGACCGAGCCGATGGCGGATCCGGTGGCGGAATGGCTGGAGGCCTGTGAACGTCTGGCACCGCTTACCCGGCCGGATCAACTCGCCTTGGGTGGGCATAAACTGCCGTTTCTGGGCCTGCCGCATCGCATGGCGCAGCTCATTGACAATCACCACGGCGCGCTGGCGCGGTTGCTCGATCACCTTGATGAGCCGAGGACTGCGGCAGAGTGTTTTGCTCCGTTGTTCAAGCGCAAGATCGGGGGCGGGGAATACGGGCTTGCTTTGGTCGAGGCGGTGGCCCATGTAAATCATCTGTACCATCTGGGTCAGGTGGACCGCAGCCGCCGGGCTGACGGGGCCTGGCTCTACCAGCGCAAGGGGTGA
- a CDS encoding protein-disulfide reductase DsbD domain-containing protein: MTTHPFLSAFATAARSLAKGLCTLLGLGLVALPASTSAEQMSDIVQIEVLDGGPTRRGTHMGALRLTLSEGWKTYWRAPGDAGIPPRFSWRGSRNVGAVEIRWPTPEVFLTSGFRTIGYHDQLVLPIEITPAKPGQPLRLKGRMELGVCKDVCVPSELRFDRPLQPDSRRNPAIVAALADRPWSAKEAGVQAATCAITPSRYGMELVARITMPSAGGDEVVVVEPGPPTLVTTETTTTRQGRHLTAKTEIISAEGGPFAVDRSQMRFTVLGRNHAVDIQGCTRH; encoded by the coding sequence ATGACGACACATCCGTTTCTCTCTGCTTTCGCGACTGCTGCCAGATCACTGGCGAAGGGTCTTTGCACACTGCTTGGGCTGGGGCTTGTGGCCTTGCCTGCCAGCACCTCGGCCGAACAAATGTCCGATATCGTGCAGATCGAAGTGCTGGATGGCGGCCCGACCCGGCGCGGCACCCATATGGGCGCATTGCGACTGACACTCTCGGAGGGCTGGAAAACCTACTGGCGCGCACCCGGTGACGCAGGCATCCCGCCCCGATTCAGCTGGCGGGGATCGCGCAACGTCGGTGCGGTTGAAATCCGCTGGCCCACGCCCGAGGTTTTCCTGACCTCCGGATTTCGCACCATCGGCTACCATGATCAACTGGTGCTTCCGATTGAAATCACCCCCGCCAAACCCGGTCAGCCACTGCGACTGAAAGGCCGGATGGAACTCGGTGTCTGCAAAGATGTCTGTGTCCCCTCGGAACTGCGCTTTGATCGCCCACTTCAACCCGACAGCCGCCGCAATCCGGCGATTGTTGCAGCGCTGGCGGATCGCCCATGGTCGGCGAAAGAGGCCGGCGTGCAGGCCGCAACCTGTGCGATCACCCCCAGCCGCTACGGCATGGAGCTGGTCGCTCGGATCACCATGCCCAGCGCCGGCGGCGATGAGGTCGTGGTGGTTGAACCGGGTCCTCCCACCTTGGTGACGACCGAGACGACAACCACCCGGCAGGGTCGCCATCTGACCGCCAAAACCGAGATCATCTCGGCTGAGGGTGGCCCCTTCGCAGTTGATCGCTCGCAGATGCGGTTTACCGTGCTGGGCCGCAACCACGCGGTGGACATTCAAGGCTGCACCCGACACTAA
- a CDS encoding L-threonylcarbamoyladenylate synthase: MSSPTTRLLTAQPQEISTAADLLKEGKLVAFPTETVYGLGADARQTDAVEALYAAKGRPSFNPLIAHVHSVETAQRHVIWSDIADRLADAFWPGPLTLVLPLREDHGISPLVTAGLSTLGIRIPAHPAARALLSVLDGPVAAPSANPSGRISPTTAAHVIAGLDGRIAAVVDDGPCGVGVESTIIGLATGTPLLLRPGGLATEEIEAVLGQPLHLRDASDPLTAPGQLLSHYAPRASVRLNVTAPQDGELYLGFGAMECDLNLSASGDLREAAAQLFGHLHRLDARALPIAVAPIPETGLGVAINDRLRRAAAPR; the protein is encoded by the coding sequence ATGTCCAGCCCAACAACCCGCCTCCTGACCGCCCAGCCGCAGGAAATCAGCACCGCTGCGGACCTGTTGAAGGAGGGCAAGCTTGTCGCCTTTCCGACAGAAACCGTCTACGGACTGGGCGCCGACGCGCGCCAGACCGACGCGGTTGAGGCGCTTTATGCCGCCAAGGGACGCCCCAGCTTCAATCCGCTGATCGCGCATGTCCATTCGGTCGAAACCGCTCAGCGCCATGTGATCTGGTCCGATATCGCCGACAGGCTGGCGGACGCCTTCTGGCCCGGCCCGCTGACCTTGGTCCTGCCGCTGCGCGAGGACCACGGTATTTCGCCTTTGGTCACCGCCGGGCTGAGCACCCTTGGCATCCGTATTCCTGCCCATCCCGCCGCCCGCGCGCTGCTGTCGGTACTGGATGGGCCGGTCGCGGCGCCTTCGGCCAATCCGTCTGGCAGGATCAGCCCGACCACCGCCGCCCATGTTATCGCCGGTCTCGATGGGCGGATCGCTGCGGTTGTTGATGACGGCCCCTGCGGCGTTGGTGTGGAATCAACAATCATCGGACTGGCCACTGGCACGCCCTTGTTGCTGCGGCCCGGAGGGCTGGCCACCGAAGAGATTGAGGCCGTTCTGGGCCAGCCTTTGCACCTGCGCGATGCCAGCGATCCGCTGACTGCGCCGGGCCAGCTGCTGTCACATTACGCCCCCCGCGCCAGCGTCCGCCTGAACGTCACGGCCCCGCAGGACGGTGAACTCTACCTTGGTTTCGGCGCCATGGAATGTGATTTGAACCTCTCCGCCAGCGGTGACCTGCGCGAGGCGGCCGCGCAATTGTTTGGCCATCTGCACCGCCTTGATGCCAGAGCGCTGCCCATCGCTGTCGCCCCCATCCCGGAGACCGGGCTGGGCGTTGCCATCAACGACCGCCTGCGCCGCGCTGCTGCGCCGCGCTGA
- a CDS encoding acyl-CoA dehydrogenase codes for MTFRAPVPEYQFLLEHIIGFNEIAATDRFGEASDDVVTAILTEAGKFCDEVMAPLNRDGDLQPAHLDNGVLRTSPGYAEGWQAISEGGWIGMSASEAFGGMGLPMTLTTAVNEMMSGACLSLQLAPLMSQGQIEALEHHASDEIKALYLPKLISGEWSGTMNLTEPQAGSDVGALSSKAEPLDDGTYAISGQKIYISWGDNDFAGNICHLVLARLPDAAPGTKGISLFLVPKYLPDTEGNPGKANDLKVVSLEHKMGLHGSPTCVMQYDGAIGWMVGQPGGGLAAMFTMMNNARLGVGGQGVGIAGAAYQKALAYALERKQGNSASGTIVDHADVRRMLMEMKADLFAARAILLACSQAIDMQTATGAQDWAARAAFLTPIAKSFGTETGMRVSEAGVQVHGGMGFIEETGAAQFYRDVRVTAIYEGTNGIQAMDLVGRKMMDGGDMAHRLIDEIEEQAERARTTHPNMAEAVWQACESLREATEWLTAQDDLDVRFAGAVPYLHAFARVLGGHYHLAAAMADLGGPREKLARFYINRMLPEHAALLAHAQAGADGARALTLDELADG; via the coding sequence ATGACCTTCCGCGCCCCGGTTCCCGAGTATCAGTTTCTCCTCGAACATATCATCGGTTTCAATGAAATCGCTGCCACCGACCGCTTTGGTGAAGCGAGCGATGACGTCGTAACGGCGATCCTGACCGAGGCGGGGAAGTTCTGTGATGAGGTCATGGCGCCGTTGAACCGTGATGGTGACCTCCAGCCGGCGCATCTGGACAACGGGGTGCTGCGCACATCGCCGGGCTATGCCGAAGGGTGGCAGGCGATCTCCGAGGGGGGCTGGATCGGGATGAGCGCCTCTGAGGCGTTTGGCGGCATGGGACTGCCGATGACCCTGACCACCGCCGTGAATGAAATGATGTCGGGCGCCTGCCTGTCGCTGCAACTGGCGCCACTGATGAGCCAGGGCCAGATCGAGGCGCTGGAACATCACGCCAGCGATGAGATCAAGGCGCTGTATCTGCCGAAGCTGATCTCAGGCGAGTGGTCCGGCACCATGAACCTGACCGAACCGCAGGCGGGGTCCGATGTGGGCGCGCTCAGCTCCAAGGCGGAGCCGTTGGACGACGGCACCTACGCGATCAGCGGGCAGAAGATTTACATTTCTTGGGGCGACAATGATTTTGCGGGCAATATCTGCCATCTGGTGCTGGCGCGCCTACCTGATGCGGCGCCGGGCACCAAGGGGATTTCCCTGTTTCTGGTGCCAAAGTATCTGCCGGACACCGAGGGCAATCCCGGCAAGGCCAATGATCTGAAGGTGGTGAGCCTTGAGCACAAGATGGGTCTGCATGGCTCACCCACCTGTGTGATGCAATATGATGGTGCTATTGGCTGGATGGTCGGTCAGCCGGGCGGTGGTCTGGCGGCGATGTTCACGATGATGAACAATGCCCGTCTTGGCGTTGGTGGTCAGGGCGTTGGCATTGCCGGCGCGGCCTATCAAAAGGCGCTGGCCTATGCGCTTGAGCGCAAACAGGGCAATTCTGCGTCTGGCACCATTGTCGATCATGCGGATGTGCGCCGGATGCTGATGGAGATGAAGGCGGATCTCTTTGCCGCGCGCGCGATCCTTCTGGCGTGTTCGCAGGCGATTGATATGCAGACGGCCACCGGTGCGCAGGACTGGGCCGCGCGGGCGGCTTTCCTGACGCCGATCGCCAAGAGTTTTGGCACGGAAACCGGAATGCGGGTTTCGGAAGCCGGGGTGCAGGTGCACGGTGGCATGGGGTTCATTGAAGAAACCGGCGCGGCGCAATTCTACCGCGATGTGCGGGTGACGGCGATCTACGAAGGCACCAACGGCATTCAGGCGATGGATCTGGTGGGTCGCAAGATGATGGACGGTGGCGACATGGCGCACCGGTTGATTGACGAGATCGAGGAACAGGCCGAACGCGCCCGCACCACCCATCCGAATATGGCAGAGGCGGTCTGGCAGGCCTGCGAATCTCTGCGCGAGGCGACCGAATGGCTGACAGCACAGGATGATCTGGACGTGCGTTTTGCCGGGGCTGTGCCTTATCTGCATGCTTTTGCACGGGTTCTGGGCGGGCATTACCATTTGGCGGCGGCGATGGCGGATCTGGGCGGGCCGCGTGAGAAGCTTGCGCGCTTCTACATCAACCGGATGTTGCCGGAACATGCTGCGTTGCTGGCGCATGCGCAGGCGGGGGCAGATGGCGCACGGGCGCTGACCCTGGATGAGTTGGCCGACGGATGA
- a CDS encoding AzlD domain-containing protein — protein sequence MTQAPDPTLLWTIIIGLAIGSFALRFAFIGLMGGRSMPPWLMRHLRYTAVAIIPALVTPLVVWPTPTGGTPSLPHLAVAAAVFALGYWTRNVLIAMGSGAIGFLLLFLFSA from the coding sequence ATGACACAGGCCCCCGATCCGACCCTGCTCTGGACCATTATCATTGGTCTGGCCATCGGCAGTTTCGCCCTGCGGTTTGCCTTTATCGGGCTGATGGGCGGGCGCAGCATGCCGCCCTGGCTGATGCGCCACCTGCGGTACACTGCGGTAGCGATCATTCCGGCGCTAGTGACACCTCTCGTGGTCTGGCCAACCCCAACGGGCGGCACGCCCAGCCTTCCGCATCTGGCAGTTGCGGCAGCGGTTTTCGCACTCGGCTACTGGACGCGAAATGTTCTGATCGCCATGGGCAGCGGCGCGATCGGCTTTCTGCTGCTGTTCCTGTTTTCAGCCTGA
- a CDS encoding formate dehydrogenase accessory sulfurtransferase FdhD yields MMAEEGSDLASVLAEYVIAPAPADARLTRAVQGVDHTGTATEISVVEERPLTIYLNRQEIVTAMTIGDYPEYLALGFLRNQGMLHPGDEITAIDYDEELETVVVRTAVETSYEDKLQKKTRTSGCAVGTVFGDMMEGLEGVVLPQTPVRSSWLYALAHKINRTPSLYLEAGAIHGTVLCQEDRPLVYMEDVGRHNAVDKIAGWIQSTDAEVSDKILYTTGRLTSEMVIKTAMMGIPVLVSRSGFTAWGVEIAQELGLTLIGRMRGQRFICLSGEARLIRDMDPANVPAEAKAHRRKSAER; encoded by the coding sequence ATGATGGCTGAGGAAGGCTCTGACTTGGCGTCGGTATTGGCAGAATATGTGATTGCCCCTGCGCCTGCAGATGCGCGGCTGACGCGGGCGGTTCAGGGGGTCGACCACACCGGCACGGCAACAGAAATCTCGGTGGTGGAGGAACGGCCGTTGACGATCTACCTCAACCGTCAGGAAATCGTGACGGCGATGACCATCGGGGATTATCCTGAGTATCTGGCGCTTGGCTTTCTGCGCAATCAGGGCATGTTGCACCCAGGTGATGAGATTACCGCCATCGACTATGACGAAGAACTGGAGACGGTGGTGGTTCGAACTGCGGTTGAGACCTCCTATGAGGACAAGCTGCAGAAAAAGACCCGCACATCAGGCTGCGCAGTTGGGACGGTTTTTGGCGACATGATGGAGGGGCTTGAGGGGGTCGTGTTGCCGCAGACACCCGTGCGCAGCTCCTGGCTTTATGCGCTGGCCCACAAGATCAACCGCACCCCTTCGCTCTATCTTGAGGCAGGCGCCATTCACGGCACGGTGCTGTGCCAAGAAGATCGCCCTCTGGTCTATATGGAGGATGTCGGGCGGCATAATGCCGTGGATAAGATCGCGGGCTGGATCCAGAGCACGGATGCAGAGGTCTCTGACAAGATCCTCTATACGACCGGACGGCTTACCTCGGAGATGGTGATCAAGACCGCGATGATGGGGATCCCGGTGCTGGTGTCGCGCTCCGGCTTCACCGCTTGGGGCGTGGAGATCGCACAGGAACTGGGCCTGACACTTATCGGCCGGATGCGCGGGCAGCGGTTCATCTGTTTGTCGGGTGAGGCGCGGCTGATCCGGGATATGGATCCGGCCAATGTGCCCGCAGAGGCCAAGGCGCATCGGCGCAAGAGCGCCGAACGATAA
- a CDS encoding NUDIX hydrolase, producing the protein MPNDAAIPDSSSGQNQPPRPVLGALAVVCRAGQGGDQVILIQRKSPPNAGWWGFPGGHVELGETAMQAAARELLEETGVIATPREVLTHVDVMLRDEAGKVHRQYLLVAVLCDYISGQPTPDDDALQAQWVPVADLTNRFGATPDRMLIDQVAEVAALAQEQQHSATSA; encoded by the coding sequence ATGCCCAACGATGCAGCCATCCCCGATAGCTCCAGCGGTCAAAATCAGCCCCCGCGCCCGGTCCTTGGCGCCCTTGCGGTGGTCTGCCGCGCAGGTCAGGGCGGCGATCAGGTCATCCTCATCCAGCGCAAATCGCCCCCGAATGCGGGCTGGTGGGGATTCCCCGGCGGCCATGTCGAACTGGGAGAGACGGCGATGCAAGCTGCCGCCCGTGAACTGCTAGAAGAAACCGGCGTCATCGCAACCCCGCGCGAGGTGCTGACCCATGTCGATGTCATGCTGCGCGATGAGGCCGGCAAGGTACACCGACAGTATCTCTTGGTCGCCGTGCTCTGTGATTACATCTCAGGTCAACCAACCCCGGACGATGATGCCCTGCAGGCGCAATGGGTGCCAGTCGCCGATCTGACCAACCGTTTTGGCGCGACCCCTGACCGTATGCTGATCGATCAGGTGGCGGAGGTCGCCGCACTTGCCCAAGAACAGCAGCATAGCGCAACAAGCGCCTGA
- the mobA gene encoding molybdenum cofactor guanylyltransferase MobA — protein MRQNGPLGIILAGGLATRMGGGDKGRLQVGGCSLIRHVIDRLSPQVAHMALNANGDAARFADLELPVVADSIAGFAGPLAGVLAGLDWAAEQGADSIVTVAADTPFFPQDLVARLSESAAGQMHPLVLATTPRTGEELKSGGRSRVNRHPTFGLWPVALRDDLRAALQDGLRKVVLWTDRHDGREALFDADPFDPFFNVNTPDDLVRAEALLR, from the coding sequence ATGAGACAAAACGGACCCTTGGGCATCATCCTCGCAGGAGGTCTCGCGACCCGCATGGGCGGTGGCGACAAAGGGCGCTTGCAGGTTGGCGGGTGCAGCCTGATCCGTCACGTGATTGATCGCCTGTCGCCGCAGGTCGCGCATATGGCGCTGAATGCCAACGGTGATGCGGCGCGTTTCGCCGATCTGGAACTGCCGGTGGTCGCTGACAGTATCGCCGGATTCGCTGGCCCTCTGGCCGGGGTGCTGGCGGGACTGGACTGGGCTGCGGAACAGGGGGCTGACAGCATCGTGACCGTCGCGGCCGATACGCCCTTTTTCCCGCAGGACCTCGTTGCTCGGCTGAGCGAAAGCGCCGCCGGGCAGATGCATCCACTGGTACTCGCGACGACGCCGCGGACGGGAGAAGAGCTGAAATCCGGAGGGCGCAGCCGGGTAAACCGACATCCGACCTTTGGCCTCTGGCCGGTGGCCCTGCGCGATGATCTACGCGCGGCCTTGCAAGATGGCCTGCGCAAGGTTGTGCTCTGGACCGACCGCCATGATGGTCGCGAAGCGCTGTTTGATGCAGACCCGTTTGATCCGTTTTTCAACGTCAATACGCCGGATGATCTGGTGCGGGCGGAGGCATTGCTGCGATGA
- a CDS encoding AzlC family ABC transporter permease — MAITTTKSAFWKGFRDGAPFLLVSGPFGLLFGVLAAEAGLIVPEAMIFSLSVFAGSAQFTALQLMEENTPVLIILISALAVNLRVAMYSASLTPYLGGAPLWQRACAAYLTVDQSYALSIVQFETYPQMTLSQRMAYFFGTNGCVAPGWMIATYIGALVGAQIPASWGLDFVLPLAFLAMIGPMLRTPAHVVACFAAVATALPATALPYNLGLIVAGLVGMMAGAQTKVWLERRQTAKDPS; from the coding sequence ATGGCAATCACCACCACGAAATCGGCTTTTTGGAAGGGGTTTCGCGATGGCGCGCCCTTCCTTCTGGTCTCGGGACCATTTGGGCTGCTGTTTGGCGTTCTCGCCGCCGAAGCGGGACTGATTGTCCCCGAAGCCATGATCTTTTCGCTCTCGGTCTTTGCCGGGTCAGCACAGTTCACAGCCCTGCAGCTGATGGAAGAGAATACACCTGTGCTGATCATTCTGATCTCAGCGCTGGCCGTGAACCTGAGGGTCGCGATGTATTCGGCATCTCTCACACCGTATCTCGGCGGTGCCCCGTTGTGGCAGCGTGCCTGTGCAGCTTACCTGACCGTTGATCAGTCTTATGCGCTCTCCATTGTGCAGTTTGAAACCTACCCGCAGATGACCCTGTCGCAACGCATGGCGTATTTTTTTGGCACCAACGGATGCGTGGCGCCGGGCTGGATGATTGCCACCTATATCGGCGCCTTGGTAGGCGCTCAGATCCCGGCCAGCTGGGGGCTCGACTTTGTACTGCCGCTGGCGTTTCTGGCTATGATCGGGCCAATGCTGCGCACGCCAGCCCATGTTGTTGCCTGTTTCGCCGCCGTCGCCACGGCTCTGCCTGCGACTGCCCTGCCCTATAATCTTGGCCTGATTGTTGCAGGCCTCGTCGGCATGATGGCCGGTGCCCAGACCAAGGTCTGGCTGGAGCGCCGCCAAACTGCAAAGGATCCATCATGA
- a CDS encoding aa3-type cytochrome c oxidase subunit IV encodes MADHKHGSMDITVQEKTYEGFLKFTTRFCIAALLFAVFLAIFAT; translated from the coding sequence ATGGCTGACCATAAGCACGGTTCGATGGATATTACCGTTCAGGAAAAGACCTACGAAGGCTTCCTCAAATTTACCACTCGGTTCTGCATTGCGGCGCTGCTCTTTGCTGTGTTCCTTGCAATCTTCGCGACCTGA
- a CDS encoding YqgE/AlgH family protein, whose translation MDLTGELLIAMPGIGDPRFEHSLILLCSHEDDGAMGLIVNKPAAGVDLSNLLEQLDITPRSAEEAALPVRFGGPVETQRGFVLHSPEYKSNVSSLRVAEAFSMTATVDVLEDIAMGRGPEQVMVMLGYAGWGPGQLETEIANNGWLTAPATPELVFDLDDITKWEAALRSLGVDPLTLSTSAGHA comes from the coding sequence ATGGATCTTACCGGCGAACTGCTGATTGCGATGCCCGGCATCGGTGACCCGAGGTTTGAGCATTCGCTGATCTTGCTGTGCTCACATGAAGATGATGGCGCAATGGGGTTGATCGTGAACAAGCCCGCAGCGGGTGTCGATTTGTCCAATCTTCTGGAACAGTTGGACATCACACCGCGCAGTGCAGAAGAGGCGGCCCTGCCGGTCCGTTTTGGGGGCCCGGTTGAGACGCAGCGTGGTTTTGTGCTGCATTCACCTGAATATAAATCCAACGTCAGTTCTCTGCGGGTGGCGGAGGCGTTCTCAATGACGGCGACCGTGGATGTTTTGGAAGATATCGCGATGGGACGCGGACCTGAGCAGGTCATGGTGATGCTGGGGTATGCAGGTTGGGGGCCGGGGCAGCTGGAGACGGAGATTGCCAATAATGGCTGGCTCACCGCTCCGGCAACACCGGAACTGGTGTTTGATCTGGATGATATCACCAAATGGGAGGCGGCCTTGCGGTCGCTGGGGGTTGATCCTTTGACCCTGTCTACCAGTGCCGGTCACGCCTGA
- the mobB gene encoding molybdopterin-guanine dinucleotide biosynthesis protein B, translating into MKIYGVTGWKNCGKTGLMERLVAEFCRRGLSVSTLKHAHHSTDVDQPGTDSYRHRTAGAAEVILASPNRMAIMQELRGAPEPEFTELLARLRPVDLVLVEGFKREAHPKIEAYRTAAGQPLIAPEDSTIRAVASDIPLDLDRPVFDLDDTAAIADFIAGEIAR; encoded by the coding sequence ATGAAGATCTATGGTGTCACGGGTTGGAAGAACTGCGGCAAGACCGGGTTGATGGAGCGATTGGTCGCTGAATTCTGTCGGCGCGGCCTCAGCGTCTCGACGCTGAAACATGCCCATCACAGCACGGATGTGGATCAGCCGGGGACCGACAGCTATCGTCACCGAACGGCTGGAGCGGCTGAGGTTATTCTGGCTTCGCCCAATCGGATGGCCATCATGCAGGAGCTGCGCGGTGCGCCTGAGCCGGAGTTTACCGAATTGCTGGCCCGGTTGCGCCCGGTGGATCTGGTACTGGTCGAAGGGTTCAAACGTGAGGCCCATCCGAAGATAGAGGCCTATCGTACGGCGGCGGGGCAGCCTCTCATCGCGCCTGAAGATTCCACCATCCGCGCCGTGGCGAGTGACATCCCGCTGGATCTGGACCGACCAGTTTTTGATCTGGATGATACCGCAGCGATTGCCGATTTCATTGCGGGGGAGATTGCCCGGTGA
- a CDS encoding DUF6173 family protein has protein sequence MTDEIATSAEAAEAAVLPCVHEVHADPDACTGIEKLPEPLQKPVADKSAARWAYERLILYIKNFEEQLDGEHEVAMGFAGGDAGVMRIEGMGYFDPDIITYYGSDSSGARTQLVQHVSQLNVMLRALPKRNEAAPANRIGFRLVSDLEGDGSET, from the coding sequence ATGACAGATGAAATCGCAACAAGCGCCGAGGCCGCCGAGGCGGCTGTTCTGCCCTGTGTGCATGAGGTTCATGCCGATCCTGATGCCTGTACAGGCATCGAGAAGCTGCCTGAGCCGTTGCAGAAACCCGTCGCAGACAAGAGCGCCGCACGCTGGGCCTATGAGCGACTGATCCTCTATATCAAGAATTTCGAGGAGCAGCTGGACGGGGAGCATGAGGTCGCGATGGGCTTTGCCGGTGGCGATGCCGGGGTGATGCGGATTGAAGGTATGGGGTATTTTGACCCCGATATCATCACATATTACGGCAGCGATTCCAGCGGTGCGCGGACTCAGCTGGTGCAGCATGTTAGCCAGCTCAATGTGATGTTGCGGGCCCTGCCAAAACGCAATGAGGCCGCCCCTGCCAATCGGATCGGTTTCCGTCTGGTGTCTGACCTTGAGGGCGACGGGTCTGAGACCTGA